The Bacteroidota bacterium genome has a window encoding:
- a CDS encoding T9SS type A sorting domain-containing protein, with protein MKSHLLACTCLLLSALDLSAQWVQKASGTSVALFDLYFPNRDTGYVVGQDGVILRSFDVGESWSALSFPTSAGLNAVHFLNGHEGWVASDSGLYHTMDAGDSWTLEPSLSRDGWYDIEFSDANTGFVSGEDGKIARTADRGQTWTILSTPLVRKLASLSFPSAQVGYATGVGYNWQFLKTTDGGLNWVMDTIRPIGNICSLEAVFFTSETRGFIGGWYIATFVGTDDGGVSWSDLATAGPVDLYSIHFPDSLHGFACGWHSTFCRSQDGGDTWSQDTIPGFTGNLYAVRFLDAQTGFVVGDMGAIFKSSGSTAIHIPPRATDMKVFPNPLANGTVLHWETLSACTGLMEIVDMQGACVHRKTISGVQGSVDLTDVPSGQYVIQLMENGKLLHREILLINR; from the coding sequence ATGAAATCACATTTGCTTGCCTGTACATGCCTGCTCCTGTCCGCCCTCGACCTTTCTGCCCAGTGGGTTCAGAAAGCATCCGGTACTTCGGTTGCGTTATTTGATCTTTATTTTCCCAATCGGGATACCGGCTATGTGGTCGGACAAGACGGTGTGATACTTCGTTCGTTCGATGTAGGAGAAAGTTGGTCGGCATTATCGTTCCCGACAAGTGCCGGCTTGAATGCCGTTCACTTTCTTAACGGACACGAAGGTTGGGTGGCCAGTGACAGCGGCCTCTATCATACGATGGACGCCGGCGATTCCTGGACCCTGGAGCCTTCGCTGTCTCGCGACGGCTGGTACGATATCGAATTCTCCGATGCGAACACCGGATTTGTCTCGGGAGAGGATGGGAAGATCGCACGTACGGCGGATCGCGGACAAACCTGGACCATCCTTTCAACACCCCTGGTACGTAAGCTGGCATCGCTATCGTTTCCCAGTGCACAGGTGGGATACGCGACGGGGGTCGGATATAACTGGCAGTTCCTGAAGACCACCGATGGCGGACTGAACTGGGTGATGGATACCATCCGCCCGATCGGTAATATCTGCTCGCTGGAAGCGGTCTTTTTCACCAGTGAGACCCGCGGATTCATCGGCGGTTGGTACATCGCCACCTTCGTCGGAACGGATGACGGTGGTGTAAGCTGGAGCGACCTGGCAACCGCAGGTCCGGTCGATCTTTACTCCATTCATTTCCCGGATAGTTTGCATGGATTCGCCTGCGGCTGGCATTCGACTTTTTGCCGGAGCCAGGACGGGGGCGATACCTGGAGCCAGGATACGATTCCCGGATTTACGGGCAACCTGTATGCGGTTCGCTTTCTCGATGCGCAGACCGGTTTCGTCGTCGGTGATATGGGTGCAATCTTTAAATCCTCAGGGAGTACTGCTATTCACATCCCTCCCCGGGCGACCGATATGAAAGTTTTCCCAAACCCATTGGCGAACGGGACCGTACTTCATTGGGAAACCCTCAGTGCCTGCACAGGTTTGATGGAAATCGTGGATATGCAAGGTGCGTGTGTGCATCGTAAGACGATCAGTGGAGTTCAGGGAAGCGTCGATTTGACGGATGTTCCTTCGGGGCAGTATGTCATTCAACTAATGGAAAATGGTAAATTGCTTCACCGGGAAATCTTGTTAATTAATCGTTAA
- a CDS encoding helix-turn-helix domain-containing protein, which produces MSGTIPRHILKPPPGTIREIDLIDWAPRAKAFAPEKPHRHQFYELLIITGSGGEHDLNFSSLPMKKYEIHFVGPDDVHLVFREKASSGCTLLFLPGVIDRPLLRSLPFGTERPVIQLPAAAFKRALIYLDLIRTETREQAAGNELVLRSLVQSLAIYLSRFWERDRPGAALRVGNPLVDRFMLLVQRHYADHKRVEDYADLLHISPKHLIAVCKEHTGNTPLNIIRVHLVAEIKKLLYHTDLSVKEIAYRLNFDEPGNFSKYFRSATGFTPLEYRAGIR; this is translated from the coding sequence ATGTCCGGTACCATCCCTCGGCATATCCTGAAACCGCCGCCCGGCACGATCCGGGAGATCGACCTCATCGACTGGGCGCCGCGTGCAAAGGCTTTCGCGCCGGAAAAGCCGCACCGGCATCAGTTCTACGAACTGCTGATCATCACCGGCAGCGGAGGCGAGCACGACCTCAATTTTTCCAGTCTGCCGATGAAGAAATACGAGATACACTTCGTCGGACCCGACGACGTGCACCTCGTCTTTCGTGAAAAAGCATCTTCGGGTTGCACCCTGCTGTTTCTTCCCGGCGTGATCGACCGGCCCTTGCTTCGATCCCTACCTTTCGGTACCGAGCGACCGGTGATTCAGTTGCCGGCTGCCGCATTCAAACGGGCGCTCATTTACCTTGACCTGATCCGTACTGAAACGCGGGAACAGGCTGCCGGGAACGAGCTGGTGCTTCGTTCGCTCGTGCAATCGCTGGCAATCTATTTGTCGCGCTTCTGGGAACGCGACCGGCCGGGAGCGGCTTTGCGTGTGGGAAATCCGTTGGTCGACCGCTTCATGCTCCTCGTGCAGCGACATTACGCGGATCACAAGCGGGTGGAGGATTATGCGGACTTGCTGCACATCAGCCCGAAGCACCTCATCGCTGTTTGTAAGGAACATACCGGGAATACGCCGCTCAACATCATTCGCGTCCATCTTGTCGCGGAGATCAAAAAGCTCCTGTATCATACTGACCTTTCGGTAAAGGAGATCGCTTATCGCCTGAACTTCGACGAGCCGGGTAATTTTTCCAAGTACTTTCGCTCCGCTACCGGATTTACGCCCCTGGAGTACCGGGCCGGTATCCGTTAG
- the mutY gene encoding A/G-specific adenine glycosylase — protein MAAFGGTLLRWYKKHARELPWRETRDPYVIWLSEVILQQTRVEQGLPYFHRFTEALPTVHDLARAKEEKVMKLWQGLGYYSRARNLHKAAKVVANEYQGKFPRTFDELRSLPGIGDYTAAAIASFAFDQAVAVVDGNVFRFLSRCFGIDTPIDSPRAKREFRELAESLMEGHAPHLFNQAIMEFGAISCKSAQPLCASCPFRDTCHAFQRDLITKLPVKAKKQKVRDRYFHYLILNTPKGVYLRQRATGDIWAKLYEFPLIETDQPTEPASLMRSSAWKRILGKQPIHIRQISREYKHLLSHQRIHARFYLLDGKVKPEQDWILADKAKRKRLAVSRLVETGLEQAGF, from the coding sequence ATGGCGGCATTCGGCGGTACGTTATTGCGTTGGTATAAAAAGCACGCGCGGGAATTGCCCTGGCGGGAAACGCGTGACCCGTATGTGATCTGGTTGTCGGAGGTGATCCTGCAACAGACCCGCGTCGAACAAGGGCTTCCCTACTTCCATCGTTTCACCGAGGCATTACCGACCGTCCACGATCTTGCCCGCGCCAAAGAGGAGAAAGTGATGAAGCTCTGGCAGGGTCTGGGGTATTACAGTCGTGCCAGGAACCTGCACAAGGCGGCCAAGGTTGTGGCGAATGAATATCAGGGAAAGTTCCCTCGCACCTTCGACGAACTGCGCAGCTTACCGGGTATCGGCGACTACACCGCTGCGGCCATCGCTTCCTTTGCCTTTGACCAGGCAGTCGCCGTGGTCGACGGTAACGTGTTCCGCTTTTTGTCGCGTTGCTTCGGTATTGATACGCCGATCGACTCCCCACGCGCGAAGCGGGAATTCCGGGAACTCGCGGAGTCGTTGATGGAAGGCCATGCGCCTCACCTGTTCAACCAGGCGATCATGGAGTTCGGGGCGATCAGTTGCAAGTCGGCACAGCCGTTGTGTGCAAGCTGTCCTTTCCGGGATACCTGTCATGCCTTTCAACGTGATCTGATCACCAAGCTTCCCGTAAAAGCCAAAAAGCAAAAGGTCCGTGACCGCTACTTCCACTATCTGATTCTCAACACGCCGAAAGGCGTGTACTTGCGGCAACGAGCTACCGGCGACATCTGGGCGAAGCTCTACGAATTTCCGCTCATTGAAACGGATCAGCCCACTGAACCGGCATCACTCATGCGTTCGTCCGCCTGGAAACGCATCCTGGGAAAGCAACCGATCCATATCCGACAGATCAGTCGGGAATACAAGCACCTGCTGAGTCACCAGCGCATCCATGCCCGCTTCTATCTACTGGATGGCAAGGTGAAGCCGGAGCAAGATTGGATACTCGCCGATAAGGCGAAACGCAAACGGCTGGCCGTATCGCGCCTGGTCGAGACCGGCTTAGAGCAGGCAGGCTTTTGA
- a CDS encoding DUF1648 domain-containing protein has product MGILSGDPSYKGRPRLSLESGPLDRILEVSGWIALAVLWTYTVSSVLQAPETVPTHFDGSGSPNDFGSRWSLLILPAIGTFVFLVMTVIGRFPHLFNYGLKITQDNAAFQYRLATRFLRVLKLSILVVLGLVVRLSIRAAAQSSGPPDSATLFIVLALLLLPTAGYIFLSLRNKG; this is encoded by the coding sequence ATGGGCATCTTGAGTGGTGATCCTTCCTACAAAGGCAGGCCCCGACTTTCGTTGGAAAGCGGACCGCTGGATCGTATCCTCGAAGTTTCAGGCTGGATTGCACTGGCGGTGCTGTGGACGTACACCGTTTCTTCGGTGCTCCAGGCCCCGGAAACCGTGCCCACCCATTTCGACGGCAGCGGATCTCCCAATGATTTCGGAAGCCGATGGTCGTTACTGATCCTTCCCGCGATCGGGACGTTTGTTTTTCTGGTGATGACGGTGATCGGACGCTTCCCGCACCTGTTCAACTACGGTTTGAAGATCACGCAGGACAATGCGGCTTTTCAATACCGGTTGGCAACGCGTTTTCTGCGTGTGCTGAAATTGTCGATCCTGGTTGTGCTGGGACTTGTTGTCCGTCTTTCGATCCGGGCTGCGGCGCAATCATCCGGCCCGCCGGACAGCGCTACCTTGTTCATCGTGCTCGCATTGCTGTTGTTGCCGACAGCCGGCTACATTTTTCTCTCGCTGCGCAACAAAGGCTGA
- a CDS encoding NAD(P)-binding domain-containing protein, with the protein MRISILGTGNVGDTIGSKLVELGHDVMMGSRSANNEKALAFVAKQSGKASAGTFADAAAFGEIIFNCTKGEASLDALKLAGAALDGKILIDVANPLDFSRGMPPGLVPALSNFNSLGEEIQRTFPNVKVVKTLNTMWCGLMINPRMIGDGNHINYLCGNEAEAKEKVRALLKTFGWKDEQLLDLGDITNARGTEAVLPIWLRVWGATKTGVFNFGIVR; encoded by the coding sequence ATGCGTATTTCCATCCTCGGCACCGGCAACGTCGGTGATACAATCGGTAGTAAACTGGTCGAACTCGGTCATGATGTCATGATGGGTTCGCGCAGCGCGAATAACGAAAAGGCCCTGGCCTTCGTGGCTAAGCAGAGCGGAAAGGCTTCCGCCGGCACCTTTGCGGATGCGGCGGCATTCGGAGAGATCATCTTCAACTGTACCAAAGGCGAAGCCAGCCTCGATGCTTTGAAACTCGCCGGAGCCGCACTCGACGGGAAGATCCTCATCGATGTGGCCAATCCGCTCGACTTCTCCCGCGGTATGCCGCCGGGACTCGTGCCCGCGCTCAGCAATTTCAACTCGTTGGGCGAAGAGATCCAGCGGACGTTTCCCAATGTGAAGGTGGTGAAGACCCTCAACACGATGTGGTGCGGACTCATGATCAACCCGCGCATGATCGGCGACGGTAACCACATCAACTACCTTTGCGGCAACGAAGCCGAAGCGAAGGAAAAAGTCCGCGCGCTGCTCAAGACCTTCGGCTGGAAAGACGAGCAATTGCTCGACCTCGGCGACATCACCAACGCCCGCGGCACCGAAGCCGTCCTCCCTATCTGGCTCCGCGTCTGGGGAGCAACGAAGACGGGAGTGTTTAACTTTGGAATTGTTCGGTGA
- a CDS encoding VOC family protein translates to MSHPIHPCLWFDGQARAAADFYCSIFPNSKILQENPMVVTFELNGRKFMGLNGGPKYKFTEAVSLVVECDTQEEIDHYWNRLLDGGEESRCGWLKDRFGVSWQIIPKKLGEWMSDPERAKRVGPVLLKMVKLEIAALEKA, encoded by the coding sequence ATGAGCCACCCCATTCATCCTTGTCTTTGGTTCGACGGTCAGGCGCGTGCAGCAGCGGACTTTTATTGTTCGATTTTTCCCAACTCGAAGATCCTGCAGGAAAATCCGATGGTTGTAACCTTCGAATTGAATGGCCGGAAATTCATGGGCCTCAATGGAGGGCCCAAATACAAATTCACCGAAGCGGTCTCGCTGGTCGTGGAATGCGATACGCAAGAAGAAATCGACCATTACTGGAACCGACTGCTCGACGGCGGTGAAGAAAGCCGTTGCGGATGGCTCAAGGATCGTTTTGGTGTCTCCTGGCAGATCATCCCGAAAAAACTAGGCGAATGGATGAGCGATCCCGAACGGGCCAAACGCGTCGGGCCGGTGTTGTTGAAGATGGTCAAACTGGAGATTGCGGCGTTGGAGAAAGCTTGA
- a CDS encoding DUF1801 domain-containing protein: MRTSVTSIDQYIAACERGIRPKLSELREIIKKAAPKSTETISYGMPAFREGKVLVYFAACKNHIGLYPTGTGVAAFANELEGFTFTKGSIHLPLDQPLPKKLITQIVKYRAAWEREQQALKTAKKAALKISSKKKLTTKK, translated from the coding sequence ATGCGCACATCCGTCACCTCCATCGATCAGTACATTGCCGCCTGTGAACGCGGGATTCGACCCAAACTCAGCGAGCTCCGGGAGATCATTAAAAAAGCTGCTCCGAAATCCACCGAAACGATCAGCTACGGCATGCCGGCCTTTCGCGAAGGGAAAGTGCTGGTCTATTTCGCCGCCTGTAAGAACCACATCGGCTTGTACCCGACCGGCACCGGGGTTGCTGCATTTGCCAATGAACTCGAGGGGTTCACCTTTACCAAGGGCAGCATCCATCTGCCACTCGATCAACCACTCCCGAAGAAGTTGATTACTCAAATTGTAAAATACCGCGCTGCCTGGGAGCGCGAACAGCAGGCACTGAAGACTGCGAAGAAAGCAGCTCTTAAAATATCCTCGAAGAAGAAATTGACTACGAAAAAATGA
- the ssb gene encoding single-stranded DNA-binding protein: MSGVNKVILVGNVGKDPEVRYLEGGVATARFPLATSESYKNREGQKVETTEWHNIVLWRGLAEVAEKYVRKGKQLYIEGRIRTRSYGEENNKKWITEIVADTMTMLGGPRSEQNGSEPAAVQAPIETSAIPTGGDDLPF, from the coding sequence ATGAGCGGAGTGAACAAAGTGATCCTGGTCGGCAACGTCGGTAAGGATCCGGAAGTGCGGTACCTGGAAGGAGGCGTGGCAACGGCCCGCTTCCCGCTGGCGACCTCGGAATCGTACAAGAACCGGGAAGGCCAGAAAGTCGAAACCACCGAATGGCACAACATCGTGTTGTGGCGCGGTCTGGCGGAAGTGGCGGAGAAATACGTCCGCAAGGGCAAACAACTCTACATCGAAGGACGCATCCGGACGCGCTCCTACGGCGAAGAGAACAACAAAAAGTGGATCACCGAGATCGTAGCGGATACCATGACCATGCTCGGCGGACCGCGCAGCGAACAGAACGGTTCCGAACCGGCCGCCGTCCAGGCACCGATCGAAACCAGCGCGATCCCCACGGGCGGCGACGACCTTCCGTTTTGA
- the gldD gene encoding gliding motility lipoprotein GldD yields MDPGPDPLLLSVFSVLNPAFTFSFSFIVESVVLVVLLFLSGFVSGAETAFFAITPAQFIGLRNAPGTASRIVYNLLNRPKRLLATLLIVINFINIAIVVISSLLMEQVFDFSSHPLAGFLIQVVAVTFVIIVFCELMPKMYATQNAIWFSNLAALPLFVVDKLLRPMSWLLVKSTALVDRRIQSKGYDVTVDELTHAIDITSDKNTPEDEKNILKGIARFGNIDVKQIMKPRMDVFAIERETPFSEVIKLVNEHRYSRVPVFEESFDRVSGILYIKDLLPYLDQQDGSSFDWTSLLRPAYFVPASKKINDLLQEFQEMKNHLAIVVDEYGGSSGIVTLEDILEEIVGEINDEFDDDELNYSRLDDRNFVFEGKTLLNDVCRITDLDRKSFELGEEETDTLAGFLLAVKGGLPQVNEVLRHNGLVFTIESADRRRIKRVKVTLPEIEPSNGRSLAAWLLPLGFALLLSGCDEPYNPKPRGYFRITLPEKQYALWESPGCPFGSELPSYVQVIPDTSAEAEPCWMNLEFPDFKATVYLTYKPVNGNLNRYIEDSRTYAYKHVTKASGIDEIILHEQPGVSGLLYKVKGNAASPLQFWLTDSTAHFIRGSLYFYAVPNPDSIAPVLDFVQSDVQHFLERFHWK; encoded by the coding sequence TTGGATCCCGGCCCTGACCCCCTGCTCCTTTCCGTATTCTCGGTCCTTAACCCCGCTTTTACTTTCTCCTTTTCCTTTATAGTCGAGTCGGTCGTACTGGTCGTGTTGCTCTTCCTGTCCGGTTTCGTCTCCGGAGCGGAAACCGCCTTCTTCGCCATCACACCTGCCCAATTCATCGGGTTGCGTAACGCCCCGGGGACCGCTTCCCGGATCGTCTACAACCTGCTGAATCGACCCAAGCGCCTGTTGGCGACTTTACTGATCGTTATCAACTTCATCAACATCGCCATCGTGGTGATCTCGTCACTGCTGATGGAACAGGTCTTCGATTTCTCCAGTCATCCGTTGGCTGGTTTTCTTATCCAGGTGGTCGCCGTCACCTTCGTCATCATCGTCTTCTGCGAACTGATGCCGAAGATGTACGCCACCCAAAATGCCATCTGGTTCTCCAACCTGGCCGCGCTTCCGCTTTTCGTGGTCGACAAACTGCTCCGGCCCATGTCGTGGCTGCTGGTCAAATCGACCGCGCTGGTCGACCGTCGCATTCAAAGTAAAGGGTACGACGTGACCGTCGATGAGTTGACGCATGCCATCGACATCACCTCCGACAAGAACACTCCTGAAGACGAAAAGAACATCCTGAAAGGCATCGCCCGGTTCGGCAACATCGATGTCAAGCAGATCATGAAGCCACGGATGGATGTCTTCGCGATCGAACGCGAAACGCCGTTTTCGGAAGTGATCAAGCTGGTGAACGAACACCGGTACTCCCGCGTTCCGGTTTTCGAAGAAAGCTTCGACCGCGTCTCCGGCATCCTGTACATCAAGGACCTCCTGCCCTACCTCGACCAACAGGACGGCTCCAGCTTCGACTGGACGAGCCTCCTCCGCCCGGCTTATTTCGTTCCGGCCAGCAAGAAGATCAACGACCTTCTGCAGGAATTCCAGGAAATGAAGAACCACCTGGCCATCGTGGTGGACGAATACGGCGGCTCCTCGGGCATCGTGACGCTGGAGGACATCCTCGAAGAGATCGTGGGCGAGATCAACGACGAATTCGACGACGACGAACTCAACTATTCCCGACTCGACGACCGCAATTTCGTGTTCGAAGGCAAGACCTTGCTGAACGACGTCTGCCGCATCACCGACCTCGACCGGAAATCCTTCGAGCTTGGCGAAGAGGAAACCGATACGCTGGCCGGATTCCTGCTGGCGGTGAAAGGCGGACTCCCTCAGGTGAACGAGGTGCTGCGTCATAACGGACTTGTGTTCACCATTGAGTCGGCAGATCGTCGTCGTATCAAGCGCGTAAAAGTTACTCTGCCGGAAATTGAACCTTCCAACGGAAGATCGCTGGCAGCCTGGCTCCTGCCCCTCGGTTTCGCGCTCTTGCTGAGCGGTTGCGACGAACCTTATAATCCCAAACCGCGTGGCTATTTCCGGATCACACTCCCGGAAAAACAATATGCCCTGTGGGAAAGTCCCGGATGCCCCTTCGGCTCCGAGCTACCCTCCTATGTGCAGGTGATACCCGACACCAGTGCCGAGGCGGAGCCCTGCTGGATGAACCTGGAGTTTCCGGATTTCAAAGCAACCGTTTACCTCACCTACAAGCCGGTCAATGGAAACCTGAACCGATACATTGAAGACAGCCGCACCTATGCCTACAAGCATGTGACGAAAGCTTCGGGTATCGACGAGATCATCCTGCATGAACAACCCGGCGTGAGCGGACTGTTGTATAAGGTCAAAGGCAACGCGGCTTCTCCCCTGCAATTTTGGTTAACGGACAGTACCGCCCATTTCATCCGTGGTTCACTCTATTTCTACGCCGTTCCGAACCCGGATTCGATCGCGCCGGTTCTCGACTTTGTACAATCGGATGTACAGCATTTCCTGGAACGATTCCACTGGAAGTAA
- the rlmD gene encoding 23S rRNA (uracil(1939)-C(5))-methyltransferase RlmD yields MKLGRRVEEFAITAIDRDGLPYGPFEGGKLYVDKSLPGDIADVQAIRVSKGDFPVSTGRIVRLLQASPDRIDPFCPHFEHCGGCQWQHTSYAHQLEIKHGQVSELFARHLPDGMTVPPVLPSPQQLRYRNKIVFTFSNRRWMTPEEKTSPDTIRRPAAGFLMRGKYDHTLEIHECALIDPIAVRILHRLRDIALEAGMKFYDMREEYGFLRGLALRFGDPGHLLAAIITAEQDDEKLNVLTEGLTRDFPEITGYFQLFNPDKSGVNMDAPARHLRGETQLPMSLDGFQFLVSPNAFFQTNTGQTLRLYQTALDFAALKGSERVLDLYCGTGTISLFLARQAAFVTGVEFVDAAVNDARTNANRNGITNVDFIAGDLKDEISRFTESSTEVIDVVVTDPPRAGHHRAVNQALLKLAPKRIVYISCNPITQERDTRMLSDRYRLTRIQPVDMFPHTGHVENVVLLERRD; encoded by the coding sequence ATGAAACTGGGTCGACGCGTCGAAGAATTCGCGATTACCGCCATCGACCGAGACGGACTTCCGTACGGGCCGTTCGAAGGAGGAAAACTCTACGTCGACAAATCCCTTCCGGGAGATATCGCCGATGTGCAGGCGATCCGCGTCAGCAAAGGCGACTTTCCCGTCTCCACCGGAAGGATCGTCCGCTTGTTACAAGCGAGTCCCGATCGCATCGATCCGTTCTGTCCGCACTTCGAACACTGTGGGGGTTGTCAATGGCAGCATACGTCCTATGCGCACCAACTGGAGATCAAGCACGGACAAGTCAGCGAACTGTTCGCCCGGCATCTTCCCGACGGGATGACGGTCCCTCCGGTCTTGCCATCACCACAGCAACTGCGTTACCGCAACAAGATCGTCTTCACCTTCTCCAACCGGCGTTGGATGACGCCGGAAGAAAAGACCTCGCCCGATACCATTCGGCGTCCTGCCGCCGGCTTCCTGATGCGTGGCAAGTACGATCACACCCTGGAGATCCATGAATGCGCATTGATCGACCCGATCGCCGTCCGCATCCTCCACCGGCTGCGCGACATCGCACTCGAAGCAGGCATGAAGTTCTACGACATGCGCGAGGAATACGGCTTCCTGCGCGGACTGGCACTGCGCTTCGGCGATCCCGGCCATCTGCTGGCGGCCATCATCACGGCGGAGCAGGATGATGAAAAACTCAACGTGCTGACAGAAGGCCTGACCCGTGACTTTCCCGAGATCACCGGTTATTTTCAATTGTTCAACCCCGACAAGAGCGGAGTCAACATGGATGCTCCTGCCCGACACCTGCGGGGTGAAACGCAACTGCCCATGAGCCTGGATGGCTTTCAGTTCCTGGTCAGTCCCAACGCCTTCTTCCAGACGAATACGGGGCAAACACTTCGTCTCTATCAAACCGCATTGGATTTCGCCGCATTGAAAGGAAGCGAACGTGTGCTTGACCTCTACTGCGGTACCGGAACCATCAGTCTTTTTCTTGCACGACAGGCGGCATTCGTCACCGGGGTAGAATTCGTCGATGCCGCGGTGAACGATGCACGAACAAATGCCAACCGGAACGGAATCACGAACGTCGATTTCATCGCCGGCGATCTGAAGGACGAAATCAGTCGGTTCACGGAATCATCGACCGAAGTGATCGATGTGGTGGTAACCGATCCGCCCCGTGCCGGCCACCACCGGGCGGTTAATCAGGCTTTACTAAAACTCGCGCCTAAGCGTATCGTTTACATCAGCTGCAATCCGATCACCCAGGAACGGGACACCCGCATGCTGTCGGATCGCTACCGGCTCACGCGCATTCAGCCGGTCGATATGTTTCCGCATACCGGTCACGTGGAAAACGTCGTGTTGTTGGAACGTCGCGACTGA
- a CDS encoding COX15/CtaA family protein translates to MNDRSRRYVAIWLLSGCFLIFAMVVIGGITRLTGSGLSITEWAPIMGAVPPLNDQEWQEAFEKYKQIPQYEKINAHFELQDFKAIFWWEFIHRLVGRLIGVVFLLPFIWFLITRQLDRAMTRKALFLFALGGLQGFLGWFMVKSGLTERTSVSHIRLAIHLITAFITFGFTWWYALQLLYPRALVPASTKLRQLGVATFSVLMAQLVYGAFVAGLHAGKLHNTFPLMSGQVFPVGGWYAEDGIANFFDNPELVQFIHRFFAFTLLAMAGYVWNLARNERMETSQRTALNWFYAALAVQFVLGVLTILYQAPIVLASVHQIGAFFLFTAMIYVQFRFRGTALTA, encoded by the coding sequence ATGAACGATCGATCTCGTCGTTACGTCGCAATCTGGCTGCTGAGCGGCTGTTTCCTGATCTTCGCGATGGTGGTCATCGGCGGCATCACCCGCCTGACCGGTTCCGGCTTATCCATCACGGAATGGGCTCCGATCATGGGCGCTGTACCTCCTTTGAACGACCAGGAGTGGCAGGAAGCTTTTGAGAAGTACAAACAGATTCCCCAGTACGAGAAGATCAATGCGCATTTCGAATTGCAGGATTTCAAGGCGATCTTCTGGTGGGAGTTCATTCACCGCCTGGTAGGCAGGTTGATCGGTGTGGTCTTCTTGCTGCCGTTCATCTGGTTCCTGATCACCCGTCAACTGGATCGCGCCATGACCCGGAAGGCGCTCTTCCTGTTCGCACTCGGTGGCTTGCAGGGGTTCCTTGGCTGGTTCATGGTGAAGAGCGGGCTCACCGAACGTACGAGTGTGTCGCACATCCGGCTGGCCATTCACCTGATCACGGCCTTCATCACCTTCGGCTTCACCTGGTGGTACGCGTTGCAGTTGCTGTATCCACGCGCGCTGGTGCCGGCTTCGACGAAGCTCCGGCAGCTGGGCGTAGCCACCTTCTCGGTGCTGATGGCACAGCTCGTGTACGGAGCATTCGTCGCGGGATTACATGCCGGTAAGTTGCACAACACGTTCCCGCTCATGAGCGGACAGGTGTTTCCGGTCGGTGGTTGGTATGCGGAAGACGGTATCGCCAACTTCTTCGATAACCCGGAGCTGGTGCAGTTCATTCACCGCTTCTTCGCGTTCACGCTCCTCGCCATGGCCGGCTATGTGTGGAACCTGGCCCGGAACGAGCGAATGGAAACGAGCCAGCGGACGGCGCTTAACTGGTTCTATGCGGCTTTGGCAGTGCAGTTTGTCCTTGGCGTGCTGACGATCCTTTACCAGGCGCCGATCGTGCTCGCGTCCGTGCACCAGATCGGTGCTTTTTTCCTGTTCACCGCGATGATCTACGTGCAGTTCCGTTTTCGCGGCACCGCCCTGACTGCCTGA